A genome region from Syntrophaceae bacterium includes the following:
- a CDS encoding glycine--tRNA ligase subunit beta, translating to MPKELFLEIGTEEIPAAFLPKAIADMEEMIRKEFAANRIRHGAVKAMATPRRLALCVAGVAERQEDQLIEKLGPAKKVAYDEQGNPTKAALGFAKGQGIDISEVEIITTDKGEYIGARKKLEGEETAKLLPTLLPRFILSIPFKKSMRWMNLEIRFARPIHWIVALFGGEVIPFRIENITSGDTSRGHRFMSPKPFKVKGFRDYLAKTRRRFVLVDPEERRRILLEEACKAAAAVGGRILENEDLVGEVSFLVEYPSAVLGNFEKDYLKLPKDVLITTMIAHQKYFPVVDGSGNLMAHFVTINNTVAKDPAVVARGNEKVIRARLADAKFFFEEDQKTPLMTHFEQLRKVVFHSALGTSYEKVMQFRELAAWIADRVNPALKDTVDRTALLAKADLETKMVYEFPELQGIMGREYALIQGENPVVARAVYEHYLPTSGGGDLPRTDEGAIVSIADKTDTIVGFFGINVIPTGTADPYALRRQALGIINIILDKGYPLELPELVDRSIAILAKKLKRPAEETKRDVLEFFKGRFANQLVSQGRPYDVVEAVLATGLTNLVQAIKKIEAVEATKGNPDFEPLAVAFKRVSNILKDFRDGRVDPALFEHEAEGALYSAYTEIRKKAEALIGTGNYREALLEMVRLRKPVDDFFEAVLVMAKDEKVRFNRLSLLEAVSKLFHQVADFSKIVTEK from the coding sequence ATGCCGAAGGAGCTGTTTCTCGAGATCGGGACGGAGGAGATCCCCGCGGCCTTCCTGCCGAAGGCGATCGCGGACATGGAGGAGATGATCCGGAAGGAGTTCGCCGCGAACCGGATCCGGCACGGCGCGGTCAAGGCCATGGCCACACCCCGCAGGCTTGCGCTCTGCGTGGCCGGCGTGGCCGAGAGGCAGGAGGACCAGCTCATCGAGAAACTCGGCCCTGCCAAGAAGGTCGCCTACGATGAGCAGGGCAACCCCACGAAGGCCGCCCTCGGCTTCGCGAAGGGACAGGGCATCGACATCTCCGAGGTGGAGATCATCACGACCGACAAGGGCGAGTACATCGGCGCCCGCAAGAAGCTCGAGGGCGAGGAGACCGCGAAGCTGCTGCCGACGCTGCTGCCCCGGTTCATCCTCTCGATCCCCTTCAAGAAGTCCATGCGCTGGATGAACCTCGAGATCCGCTTCGCCCGGCCCATCCACTGGATCGTGGCCCTCTTCGGCGGCGAGGTGATCCCGTTCCGGATCGAGAACATCACGAGCGGCGACACGTCCCGCGGGCACCGCTTCATGAGCCCAAAGCCCTTCAAGGTGAAGGGGTTCAGGGACTACCTCGCCAAGACGCGCAGGCGCTTCGTGCTCGTCGACCCCGAGGAGCGGCGCCGGATCCTGCTCGAGGAGGCCTGCAAGGCCGCGGCCGCCGTGGGCGGCAGGATCCTCGAGAACGAGGACCTCGTCGGCGAGGTCTCCTTCCTCGTCGAGTACCCGTCGGCGGTGCTGGGCAACTTCGAGAAGGACTACCTGAAGCTCCCCAAGGACGTGCTCATCACGACGATGATTGCCCACCAGAAGTACTTCCCCGTCGTCGACGGGTCGGGCAATCTCATGGCGCACTTCGTGACGATCAACAACACCGTGGCGAAGGACCCCGCCGTCGTGGCCCGGGGCAACGAGAAGGTCATCCGGGCGCGGCTGGCCGACGCGAAGTTCTTCTTCGAGGAGGACCAGAAGACCCCCCTCATGACGCACTTCGAGCAGCTCAGGAAAGTCGTCTTCCACTCGGCCCTCGGCACGTCGTACGAGAAGGTCATGCAGTTCCGCGAGCTGGCGGCCTGGATCGCCGACCGGGTGAACCCCGCCCTCAAGGACACGGTGGACCGGACGGCCCTGCTGGCCAAGGCCGACCTGGAGACGAAGATGGTCTACGAGTTCCCCGAGCTGCAGGGGATCATGGGGCGCGAGTACGCCCTGATCCAGGGCGAAAACCCCGTCGTCGCCAGGGCCGTCTACGAGCACTACCTGCCCACCTCGGGCGGCGGCGACCTGCCCCGGACCGATGAAGGCGCCATCGTGAGCATCGCCGACAAGACGGACACCATCGTGGGCTTCTTCGGGATCAACGTGATCCCCACGGGGACGGCCGACCCCTACGCCCTGCGCCGCCAGGCCCTGGGCATCATCAACATCATCCTCGACAAGGGCTACCCCCTCGAGCTGCCCGAGCTCGTGGACCGCAGCATCGCGATCCTCGCGAAGAAGCTCAAGCGCCCCGCCGAGGAGACGAAGAGGGACGTCCTGGAGTTCTTCAAGGGCCGCTTCGCGAACCAGCTCGTCTCCCAGGGGCGACCCTACGACGTGGTGGAGGCCGTGCTGGCCACGGGCCTCACGAACCTCGTGCAGGCCATCAAGAAGATCGAGGCCGTCGAGGCCACCAAGGGCAACCCCGACTTCGAACCGCTGGCCGTCGCCTTCAAGCGGGTCAGCAACATCCTGAAGGACTTCCGGGACGGCCGCGTCGACCCCGCGCTCTTCGAGCACGAGGCCGAGGGGGCCCTCTACAGCGCCTACACGGAGATCCGGAAGAAGGCCGAGGCCCTCATCGGGACGGGCAACTACAGGGAGGCGCTGCTCGAGATGGTCCGCCTGCGAAAGCCCGTGGACGACTTTTTCGAGGCCGTCCTCGTCATGGCCAAGGACGAGAAGGTGAGGTTCAACCGCCTTTCGCTGCTCGAGGCCGTGTCGAAGCTCTTCCACCAGGTGGCGGACTTCTCGAAGATCGTGACCGAAAAATAG
- the glyQ gene encoding glycine--tRNA ligase subunit alpha: MTFQELVLALDKYWAGQGCILQQPYDLEVGAGTFNPATFLRSLGPEPWNVAYVEPSRRPTDGRYGENPNRLQHYYQYQVIMKPSPMNIQDLYLDSLRSFGINPLEHDIRFVEDDWESPTVGAWGLGWEVWLDGMEITQFTYFQQVGGIDLNPICAEITYGIERIAMYLQGIDNVYELEWGHGIKYGDVHHRGEVEWSHYNFEEANVEMLRKIFDMYEAEGIRMAERGLVLPTYDCCLKCSHTFNLLDARGAISVAERTTYIGRVRNLARLSAEGYLKQREQMGFPLMGKFRK; the protein is encoded by the coding sequence GTGACCTTTCAGGAATTGGTTCTTGCTCTGGACAAGTACTGGGCCGGCCAGGGCTGCATCCTGCAGCAGCCCTACGACCTCGAGGTCGGTGCCGGCACCTTCAACCCGGCGACGTTTCTGCGCTCCCTGGGCCCCGAGCCCTGGAACGTGGCCTACGTGGAGCCCTCCCGGCGCCCCACCGACGGCCGCTACGGCGAGAACCCCAACCGGCTGCAGCATTACTACCAGTACCAGGTCATCATGAAGCCCTCGCCCATGAACATCCAGGACCTCTACCTGGACTCGCTCCGAAGCTTCGGGATCAACCCCCTGGAGCATGACATCCGCTTCGTCGAGGACGACTGGGAGTCCCCCACGGTGGGCGCCTGGGGACTGGGCTGGGAGGTCTGGCTCGACGGCATGGAGATCACCCAGTTCACGTACTTCCAGCAGGTGGGCGGCATCGACCTCAACCCCATCTGCGCCGAGATCACCTACGGCATCGAGCGCATCGCCATGTACCTCCAGGGCATCGACAACGTCTACGAGCTCGAGTGGGGCCACGGGATCAAGTACGGCGACGTCCACCACCGGGGCGAGGTGGAGTGGTCGCATTACAACTTCGAAGAGGCCAACGTGGAGATGCTCCGCAAGATCTTCGACATGTACGAGGCCGAGGGCATCCGGATGGCCGAGAGGGGCCTCGTGCTGCCCACGTACGACTGTTGCCTGAAGTGCTCCCACACCTTCAACCTGCTCGACGCCCGGGGGGCCATCAGTGTCGCCGAGCGCACCACGTACATCGGCCGCGTGCGCAACCTCGCGCGCCTGAGCGCCGAGGGCTATCTCAAGCAGCGCGAGCAGATGGGCTTCCCGCTCATGGGGAAGTTCCGCAAATAG
- the recO gene encoding DNA repair protein RecO, whose protein sequence is MRSLDYGESDRILTFLTDDFGKLKGIAKGARRSRKRFANALEPFSLTTLLFSRKGRSGLALIEGSDVIRHFAGIREDLDRTLVAACVAELAEHFSVEGKKNLPLFDLLADFLDFIESGRMTETAERFFELRLLKAAGFEPVLDRCVTCGAPLEMIASPRFDCREGGIRCPRCAASSPDSIPVSAGTLRTLLMGRDIDFVRMPRVVLSGPMAREGREVLGCFIRHLTGRELKSAGVLAEIRKRYTDRS, encoded by the coding sequence TTGCGGTCGCTCGACTACGGCGAGTCGGACCGCATCCTCACGTTCCTCACCGACGACTTCGGCAAGCTCAAGGGCATCGCCAAGGGCGCACGGCGCAGCAGGAAGCGCTTCGCCAACGCACTGGAGCCCTTCTCGCTCACCACCCTGCTGTTCTCCCGGAAGGGGCGCAGCGGGCTTGCCCTCATCGAGGGATCCGATGTCATCCGGCACTTCGCCGGCATCCGGGAGGACCTCGACCGGACCCTCGTGGCGGCCTGCGTGGCGGAACTCGCCGAGCACTTCTCCGTGGAGGGGAAGAAGAACCTTCCGCTCTTCGACCTTCTTGCGGATTTTCTCGACTTCATCGAGTCCGGCCGGATGACCGAGACGGCGGAGCGGTTCTTCGAGCTGCGCCTCCTGAAGGCGGCGGGATTCGAGCCGGTGCTGGACCGGTGCGTCACCTGCGGGGCGCCCCTGGAGATGATCGCGTCGCCCCGGTTCGACTGCCGGGAAGGGGGGATCCGCTGCCCGCGCTGCGCCGCAAGCAGCCCCGACAGCATCCCCGTCTCCGCCGGCACCCTGCGAACCCTGCTGATGGGCCGGGACATCGACTTCGTGAGGATGCCCCGCGTCGTGCTGTCGGGACCCATGGCGCGGGAGGGCCGGGAGGTGCTCGGCTGCTTCATCCGCCACCTCACGGGCCGGGAGCTCAAGTCCGCGGGCGTCCTGGCGGAGATCCGGAAGCGCTATACAGATAGAAGTTGA
- a CDS encoding dihydroorotase — translation MTTLLRGGRVIDPSQKIDDVLDVLIEGGKIAATGRNLVDDGKGKRKDAGLTVIDVRGKLVVPGLIDIHTHLREPGFEYKETVESGCAAAVAGGFTSIACMPNTNPVNDNRSVTEFILRQAQKAGLARVYPIAAVSRGSEGKVLTEFGDLKEAGAAGFSDDGRPVMHSGLMKRALEYAHSLDMPVVSHCEDRQLSTGGLMNEGLASTELGMPGIPTIAEDIMVMRDILIAEYVGTSVHICHVSSAGAVRIIRQARERGVRVTAETAPQYLLLTDEALKGFDTNCKVNPPLRSAEDVAAVRAGLRDGTIEVIASDHAPHSAIEKEVEFEYAASGMVGLETSLGLCWKLVEEGVLTPSELIARMTAHPARVLRIPGGTLKKGADADVTVIDPKKAWTVDIRKFRSKSRNSPFDGWKLPAKAVLTIVGGEIKYSEL, via the coding sequence ATGACGACGCTGCTCAGGGGGGGACGGGTCATCGACCCCTCGCAGAAGATCGACGACGTGCTGGACGTTCTCATCGAGGGGGGGAAGATCGCCGCGACGGGGCGCAATCTCGTGGACGACGGCAAGGGGAAGAGGAAGGATGCCGGCCTCACGGTGATCGACGTCCGGGGCAAGCTCGTCGTGCCGGGGCTCATCGACATCCACACCCACCTGCGCGAGCCGGGCTTCGAGTACAAGGAGACCGTCGAGTCGGGGTGCGCGGCGGCCGTGGCGGGCGGCTTCACGTCCATCGCGTGCATGCCCAACACCAACCCCGTCAACGACAACCGCTCCGTGACGGAGTTCATCCTGCGGCAGGCCCAGAAGGCGGGCCTGGCCCGCGTCTACCCCATCGCCGCCGTCAGCAGGGGCTCCGAGGGGAAGGTGCTCACCGAGTTCGGCGATCTCAAGGAGGCGGGCGCCGCCGGTTTCTCCGACGACGGCAGGCCCGTCATGCACTCGGGCCTCATGAAGCGGGCCCTCGAGTACGCCCACTCGCTGGACATGCCCGTCGTCTCCCACTGCGAGGACCGGCAGCTCTCGACGGGGGGGCTCATGAACGAGGGCCTGGCCTCGACGGAGCTGGGCATGCCGGGGATCCCCACGATCGCCGAGGACATCATGGTGATGCGGGACATCCTGATCGCCGAGTACGTGGGCACCTCGGTCCACATCTGCCACGTCAGCTCCGCCGGCGCCGTGCGCATCATCCGGCAGGCCCGGGAGAGGGGCGTCCGGGTCACGGCCGAGACGGCCCCCCAGTACCTGCTGCTCACCGACGAGGCCCTCAAGGGCTTCGACACGAACTGCAAGGTCAACCCGCCCCTGCGCAGCGCCGAGGATGTGGCCGCCGTCCGGGCGGGGCTGCGCGACGGGACGATCGAGGTCATCGCCAGCGACCACGCCCCGCACTCGGCCATCGAGAAAGAGGTGGAGTTCGAGTACGCCGCCAGCGGCATGGTCGGCCTCGAGACCTCGCTGGGGCTGTGCTGGAAGCTGGTGGAGGAGGGCGTGCTGACCCCGTCGGAGCTCATCGCCCGGATGACGGCGCATCCCGCCCGCGTCCTGCGGATCCCCGGCGGAACGCTGAAGAAGGGCGCCGATGCCGACGTGACCGTCATCGACCCGAAGAAGGCCTGGACGGTGGACATCCGGAAGTTCCGCTCCAAGAGCCGCAACTCGCCTTTCGACGGCTGGAAGCTCCCCGCGAAGGCCGTCCTCACCATCGTGGGGGGCGAGATCAAGTACAGCGAACTGTAA
- a CDS encoding aspartate carbamoyltransferase catalytic subunit: protein MKLARKDLLGIQELSVEEINLILDTADSFIDVSTREIKKVPTLRGVTVVNLFYEPSTRTRTSFEIAAKRLSADTINIATSTSSVVKGETFIDTARNLEAMNPDIIVLRHSAAGSPHMLSRVVRQSVINAGDGAHEHPTQALLDMMTMREKKKRLAGLKVAIVGDIAHSRVARSNIYGLTKMGAKVSVGGPITMMPRYIERLGVEVHYRLEDAIRDADIIMMLRIQLERQETNLFPSLREYARYYCLNRTNIAAAKDDVLIMHPGPMNRGVEISPEVADGPYSVILEQVTNGVAVRMALLYLLSGGKS, encoded by the coding sequence ATGAAGCTGGCCAGAAAAGACCTCCTGGGCATCCAGGAGCTGAGCGTCGAGGAGATCAACCTCATCCTCGACACGGCGGACTCCTTCATCGACGTCTCCACGCGGGAGATCAAGAAGGTGCCGACCCTGCGCGGCGTGACCGTGGTGAACCTCTTCTACGAGCCCAGCACGCGCACGCGCACCTCCTTCGAGATCGCCGCCAAGCGCCTGAGCGCCGACACGATCAACATCGCCACCTCGACGAGCAGCGTCGTCAAGGGCGAGACCTTCATCGACACGGCCCGCAACCTCGAGGCCATGAACCCGGACATCATCGTGCTGCGCCACAGCGCCGCGGGCTCGCCCCACATGCTCTCGCGGGTGGTCCGCCAGTCCGTCATCAACGCGGGCGACGGGGCGCACGAGCACCCCACGCAGGCCCTGCTGGACATGATGACCATGCGGGAGAAGAAGAAGCGCCTCGCGGGCCTCAAGGTGGCCATCGTGGGGGACATCGCCCACAGCCGGGTCGCCCGCTCGAACATCTACGGGCTCACCAAGATGGGCGCGAAGGTGAGCGTGGGCGGCCCCATCACCATGATGCCCCGGTACATCGAGCGCCTCGGCGTCGAGGTCCACTACAGGCTCGAGGACGCCATCCGGGACGCCGACATCATCATGATGCTGCGCATCCAGCTCGAGCGGCAGGAGACGAACCTCTTCCCCTCGCTCCGGGAGTACGCGCGGTACTACTGCCTGAACCGCACGAACATCGCCGCGGCGAAAGACGACGTCCTCATCATGCACCCGGGCCCCATGAACCGCGGCGTCGAGATCTCGCCGGAGGTCGCCGACGGCCCCTACTCGGTCATCCTCGAGCAGGTCACCAACGGTGTCGCCGTGCGGATGGCCCTTCTCTATCTCTTGTCGGGAGGCAAATCATGA
- the pyrR gene encoding bifunctional pyr operon transcriptional regulator/uracil phosphoribosyltransferase PyrR, with the protein MKKRKVVMDAEGIERSLTRVAYQILEKNKGVENLVLVGIQKGGVLLAERLGKKISQIEGVPVPVGKLDITLYRDDIMKSGRARQIGKTDIPFSLDGRKVVLVDDVLFTGRTIRAAMDALMDFGRPTLIQLAVLIDRGHRELPIRADFVGKNLPSSHSEEVLVKLSKRKTSDSVIIEEAF; encoded by the coding sequence ATGAAGAAGCGAAAAGTCGTCATGGACGCCGAGGGGATCGAACGCTCGCTGACGAGGGTGGCCTACCAGATCCTCGAGAAGAACAAGGGGGTCGAGAACCTCGTCCTGGTCGGCATTCAGAAGGGCGGCGTCCTGCTGGCCGAGCGCCTGGGGAAGAAGATCTCCCAGATCGAGGGGGTCCCCGTGCCCGTGGGCAAGCTCGACATCACGCTGTACCGGGACGACATCATGAAGTCCGGCAGGGCACGCCAGATCGGCAAGACGGACATCCCCTTCTCGCTCGACGGCAGGAAGGTCGTCCTCGTCGACGACGTGCTCTTCACCGGCCGGACGATCCGGGCGGCCATGGACGCCCTGATGGACTTCGGCAGGCCCACGCTCATCCAGCTGGCCGTGCTCATCGACCGCGGCCACCGGGAGCTGCCGATCCGGGCGGACTTCGTCGGGAAGAACCTCCCCTCGTCCCACTCGGAGGAGGTGCTCGTCAAGCTCTCGAAGCGCAAGACCTCGGACTCGGTCATCATCGAAGAAGCCTTTTGA
- the tolQ gene encoding protein TolQ: protein MGTLFAVSAVDFGGEFRGNLLQMVIDAGPMVQFVLLLLLVFSIVSWAIILMKYRVISRTEKENNQFLDAYMNASKLSDVLPESKRYPNSTIAEVFRAGYLELGKISRTPRASQGDLLDAPGIEMRGLDNVERALHRACGTETSKLESLLGFLATTGSACPFIGLFGTVWGIMNAFRGIGARGSATLAVVAPGISEALIATAFGLAAAIPAVVFYNYYLNRIRSISLEMDNFASEFLNIVERHYLQR, encoded by the coding sequence ATGGGCACTCTCTTCGCGGTATCCGCCGTCGACTTCGGGGGGGAATTCCGGGGGAATCTCCTCCAGATGGTCATCGACGCGGGGCCGATGGTGCAGTTCGTCCTGCTGCTGCTGCTCGTCTTCTCCATCGTTTCCTGGGCCATTATCCTGATGAAGTACCGCGTCATCTCCAGGACGGAGAAGGAGAACAACCAGTTCCTCGATGCCTACATGAACGCAAGCAAGCTCTCTGACGTGCTGCCCGAGTCGAAGCGGTATCCGAACTCGACCATCGCCGAGGTCTTCCGGGCGGGCTATCTCGAGCTGGGAAAGATCAGCCGCACCCCCCGGGCAAGCCAGGGAGATCTCCTGGATGCGCCGGGCATCGAGATGCGCGGGCTCGACAACGTGGAGCGTGCCCTCCACCGGGCCTGCGGCACCGAGACCTCGAAGCTCGAGAGCCTTCTGGGGTTCCTGGCCACGACGGGCAGCGCCTGCCCCTTCATCGGCCTCTTCGGCACCGTCTGGGGCATCATGAACGCCTTCCGCGGCATCGGCGCCCGCGGGTCGGCCACCCTGGCCGTCGTGGCGCCCGGGATCTCCGAGGCCCTTATCGCCACCGCCTTCGGCCTTGCGGCGGCCATCCCCGCGGTGGTATTCTACAACTACTACTTGAACCGGATCCGCTCCATCTCCCTGGAGATGGACAATTTCGCCTCCGAGTTTCTCAACATCGTCGAGAGGCACTACCTGCAGAGGTAG
- a CDS encoding protein TolR: MARFRRRTDNGNKPLAEINVTPLVDVVLVLLIIFMVTAPMLQMGIDVNLPRVKAKSINVSEEKLVLTINGKQEIYINEFKTTLPDLSAKLESIFKSRTDRELFMRADKEVPYGVVVQVMSEVRKAGIDKLGMITEPPRDSR, encoded by the coding sequence ATGGCCCGCTTCAGACGAAGGACGGACAACGGCAACAAGCCCCTGGCCGAAATCAACGTCACCCCCCTGGTCGACGTGGTGCTCGTGCTGCTGATCATCTTCATGGTCACGGCGCCCATGCTCCAGATGGGGATCGACGTGAACCTGCCCCGCGTGAAGGCCAAGAGCATCAACGTCAGCGAGGAGAAGCTCGTGCTCACGATCAACGGCAAGCAGGAGATCTACATCAACGAGTTCAAGACGACGCTTCCGGACCTGAGCGCCAAGCTCGAGAGCATCTTCAAGTCGCGGACGGACCGGGAGCTCTTCATGCGCGCCGACAAGGAAGTTCCGTACGGGGTCGTCGTTCAGGTCATGTCCGAGGTCCGGAAGGCCGGCATCGACAAGCTGGGCATGATCACGGAACCGCCCAGGGATTCGAGATGA
- a CDS encoding TonB C-terminal domain-containing protein: MTGNILRWRPDGPASLNAAVLMSLLIHAVALAVLFFSPAFPSRTWTFGPAYSVDLVSAPPGPGKSATAALSREVMSEALRESVRDNAIVLKKSIVTKTPTPLLKSDAPTTKQDAARLNQAIEEMRKRAESADAGGQPFSGQGNTASLMSQYYAEIWSRVRQNWALPQSILADRNLEAILDVRVLRSGQVTDVRFEKRSGNSYFDQSAYRAIRKSDPFPPLPSWIQDSSVDLGIRFRSADYRK; the protein is encoded by the coding sequence ATGACAGGCAACATCCTCAGATGGCGGCCGGACGGCCCCGCGAGCCTGAATGCGGCCGTCCTGATGTCGCTCCTCATCCACGCCGTCGCCCTCGCCGTCCTCTTCTTCTCCCCCGCCTTCCCGTCGCGCACGTGGACCTTCGGCCCGGCCTACTCCGTGGACCTGGTGAGCGCGCCGCCCGGCCCGGGCAAGAGCGCCACGGCGGCCCTCTCCCGGGAGGTCATGAGCGAGGCCCTCAGGGAGAGCGTGCGGGACAACGCGATCGTCCTCAAGAAGAGCATCGTCACGAAGACGCCCACGCCGCTGCTCAAGTCGGATGCGCCGACGACGAAGCAGGACGCGGCCCGTCTCAATCAGGCCATCGAGGAGATGCGCAAGAGGGCGGAGTCCGCCGACGCGGGCGGCCAGCCCTTCTCGGGGCAGGGCAACACGGCCTCGCTGATGAGCCAGTACTACGCCGAGATCTGGTCCCGGGTGAGGCAGAACTGGGCCCTGCCGCAGAGCATCCTGGCGGACAGGAACCTCGAGGCCATCCTCGACGTGCGGGTGCTGCGCAGCGGGCAGGTGACGGATGTGCGGTTCGAGAAGCGCTCGGGCAACAGCTACTTCGACCAGTCGGCCTACCGGGCGATCCGGAAATCCGACCCCTTCCCGCCGCTGCCGTCCTGGATCCAGGACTCGAGCGTTGACTTGGGGATTCGGTTCCGCTCGGCGGACTATCGAAAATAA
- the tolB gene encoding Tol-Pal system beta propeller repeat protein TolB, giving the protein MKKNRIVLFFVSVLLLAAAPAADAKVYINIDSPSAQKFPIAIATFKNMNNAAGQDSLSPWFADTLGKTLEITGFFNVLDRKAFLVDQAKLGIATENIQFPAWAGIGAESLVTGGFTVSGRDLTLECRLFDVVQGKLLVGKRYSGKIEERKEMVVRFAQEILVALTGEKGLFDTKIAFAGKKGGASEIYAVNYDGTEPVKLTNFNSITLSPRWSPDGRQISFLSYKDGNPDLHVMDLNRKTTRRILSTGRLNLPGSWSADSKRMLVTSSKEGSEDIFILNLADGAMTRLTHDPAIDVSPTWSPDGRQIAFVSDRGGTPQIYLMDANGGNVRRLTFEGGYNTSPAWHPRANRVAYEGRAGGGFQIMVMDTEGGTPVQVSANGGRNENPAWSPDGRYIAFVSRAGGKSRLCVMNANGTNVRVIHEGLDAYVSPTWSPHLNLY; this is encoded by the coding sequence ATGAAGAAAAACCGCATCGTTCTTTTTTTTGTGAGTGTTCTGCTGCTCGCCGCCGCGCCGGCGGCGGATGCCAAGGTCTACATCAACATCGACTCCCCGTCGGCGCAGAAGTTCCCGATTGCCATCGCGACCTTCAAGAACATGAACAACGCCGCCGGCCAGGACAGCCTCTCGCCCTGGTTCGCCGACACGCTGGGCAAGACCCTCGAGATCACGGGGTTCTTCAACGTCCTCGACCGCAAGGCCTTTCTCGTCGACCAGGCGAAGCTCGGCATCGCCACGGAGAACATCCAGTTCCCGGCCTGGGCCGGGATCGGCGCCGAGTCGCTCGTGACGGGCGGGTTCACGGTGAGCGGCCGCGACCTCACCCTCGAGTGCCGCCTCTTCGACGTCGTGCAGGGCAAGCTCCTCGTGGGCAAGCGCTACTCGGGCAAGATCGAGGAGCGCAAGGAGATGGTCGTGCGGTTCGCCCAGGAGATCCTGGTTGCGCTCACGGGTGAAAAGGGGCTCTTCGACACGAAGATCGCCTTCGCCGGCAAGAAGGGGGGGGCATCCGAAATCTACGCGGTCAACTACGACGGCACCGAACCGGTGAAGCTGACCAACTTCAATTCCATCACGCTCTCCCCGAGGTGGTCGCCCGACGGCCGGCAGATATCGTTCCTGTCCTACAAGGACGGCAACCCCGACCTGCACGTCATGGATCTCAACCGCAAGACCACGCGGAGGATCCTGTCCACGGGGCGGCTGAACCTTCCCGGCAGCTGGTCGGCCGACTCGAAGCGGATGCTCGTGACCTCGAGCAAGGAAGGCAGCGAGGACATCTTCATCCTGAATCTCGCCGACGGCGCCATGACGCGGCTCACCCACGACCCGGCCATCGACGTCTCCCCAACCTGGTCGCCCGACGGCCGGCAGATCGCCTTCGTCTCCGACCGGGGCGGCACGCCCCAGATCTACCTCATGGATGCCAACGGCGGCAACGTCCGGCGGCTCACCTTCGAGGGGGGCTACAACACATCCCCGGCCTGGCACCCCCGCGCAAACCGGGTCGCTTACGAGGGCCGGGCGGGAGGCGGCTTCCAGATCATGGTCATGGATACCGAGGGGGGCACGCCGGTCCAGGTCTCGGCCAACGGGGGCCGCAACGAGAACCCCGCCTGGTCCCCTGACGGTCGCTACATCGCCTTCGTGTCGCGTGCAGGGGGCAAGTCGCGGCTCTGCGTGATGAACGCCAACGGCACCAACGTGCGCGTCATCCACGAGGGGCTCGACGCCTACGTGTCCCCCACGTGGTCGCCCCACCTAAATTTGTATTGA
- the pal gene encoding peptidoglycan-associated lipoprotein Pal, which produces MRRYGVLPAVIMAFVLALSLTVGCGAPKKAVKEDVAKPAAKPGLSEEEMARQRAEQEARERALREQAIRDQEARERAERDRAAAEAASLKDLRIYFEFDRAELSAEARETLGKVAQMLKASPTKSLTIEGNCDERGTNEYNLALGQQRADAAARYLQNLGIDRKRIKTISYGEERPVCTEPTEACWRKNRNATFVFSGK; this is translated from the coding sequence ATGAGGCGATACGGTGTCCTTCCGGCAGTCATCATGGCGTTCGTGCTGGCTCTCTCGCTCACGGTCGGGTGCGGCGCCCCGAAGAAGGCCGTGAAGGAGGACGTGGCGAAGCCCGCGGCGAAGCCGGGGCTCTCGGAAGAGGAGATGGCCAGGCAGCGGGCCGAGCAGGAGGCCCGTGAGCGGGCCCTGCGCGAGCAGGCCATCCGGGACCAGGAGGCCCGCGAGCGTGCCGAGCGTGACCGGGCGGCCGCCGAGGCGGCGAGCCTCAAGGACCTGCGGATCTACTTCGAGTTCGACCGAGCGGAACTCAGCGCCGAGGCCCGCGAGACGCTGGGCAAGGTGGCCCAGATGCTCAAGGCAAGCCCGACGAAGAGCCTCACGATCGAAGGCAATTGCGACGAACGCGGGACCAACGAGTACAACCTCGCCCTCGGCCAGCAGAGGGCCGATGCGGCGGCGCGCTACCTGCAGAACCTCGGCATCGACCGCAAGCGCATCAAGACCATCAGCTACGGCGAGGAGCGGCCGGTCTGCACGGAGCCGACGGAGGCCTGCTGGCGGAAGAACCGCAACGCGACCTTCGTGTTTTCCGGGAAGTAG